A window of Anomalospiza imberbis isolate Cuckoo-Finch-1a 21T00152 chromosome 4, ASM3175350v1, whole genome shotgun sequence contains these coding sequences:
- the PCM1 gene encoding pericentriolar material 1 protein isoform X12 yields the protein MATGGGPFEEGMNDQDLPSWSNESLDDRLNNTDWGGQQKKANRSSEKNKKKLSGEGETRLTNDISPESSPGMERRKTRTSHSFPHARYMTQMSVPEQAELERLKQRINFSDLDQRSIGSDSQGRATAANNKRQLNENKKPFNFLSLQINTNKSKDPASGSQKKEGGVSAQCKELFGAALSKDFLQNCQVSAQEDGRGEQAMDSSQIVSRLVQIRDYIAKASSMRDDLVEKNERSANVERLSHLIDDLKEQEKSYLKFLQKMLEVSFSLSCRPRIEDKLGNSASHEQVTDIDVTPSPKGKSERAALNYREIWPFGINSQDHGLLSKARDPQQEAKEELENLKKQHDLLKRMLQQQEELKALQGRQAALLALQHKAEQAIAVLDDSVVTETTGSVSGVSLTSELNEELNDLIQRFHNQLHDSQTQSVPDNRRQAESLSLTREISQSRNSSMLEHQSDEKAQLFNKMRMLQGKKQKMDKLLGELHTLRDQHLNNSSFFPASGSPQRSVDQRSTTSAASGPVGIVTVVNGETNSLASAPYPPDSLVSQNESEEDENLNPTEKLQKLNEVRKRLNELRELVHYYEQTSDMMTDAVNENIKEEEETEESESDSEHEDPQPVTNIRNPQGISTWSEINSNSNVQCGTNNRDGRHLNTDCEINNRSAANIRTLKMSSALDCHNRENDKHRDLPQGEDDEVEEDRVSEDSMSSHRSSLGDVAGDAEFEQKINRLMAAKQKLRQLQNLAAMVQDDDPEPQGAIANASNIGDLLGEVEETKQQPNNVRASSNKLKKDVRLNEKAREKFYEAKLQQQQQELKQLQEERRKLFEIQEKIQVLQKACPDLELSAGLGNCPANRQTTQATSTPAMNECNTAGKPLFECDESVPIGNEQLWSEMRRHEILREELRQRRKQLEALMAEDQRRRELAETISTVAASLKSEGSEAQCTPQQSRTENRTMATWGGSTQCALEEENGDEDGYLSDGVGQAEEEEEDASSLNDSFSVYPNNNIPENVYFVKGNKDRWKNCRPLSADGNYRPVSKARQQQNISMRRQENFRWMSELSYVEEKEQWQEQINQLKKQHEFSVSICQTLMQDQQTLSCLLQTLLTSPYSMMPNNVASSQINLIMHQLNQCYTQLNWQQNNVQRLKQMLSDLMQQQEQQCQQKPSRKERGNSAPPPPSPVFCPFNYPPQPVNLFSVPGFTNFSSFAPGINCNPVFPCGFGDFAHTVSPRSSEQQEQQHPLDPNTSGKTEYMAFPKPFESSSSNGGEKQRRNHRQPEEEMEKRSTWIDDSQETKKDDQSQLTAGFAVSVQNIASSHKNQCDMNRRREFDEESLESFSSMPDPIDPTTVTKTFRARKASAQASLASKDKTPKSKNKRKSSSQLKGRIKNTGYESASASSVCEPCKNNKSRHSDVVHAKVFSKRNQEQLEKIIKYSRSTEMSSAHARRILQQSNRNACIEAPETGSDLSMFEALRDTIYSEVATLISQNESRPHFLIELFHELQLLNTDYLRQRALYALQDIVTRHLCEKNEKGKCAKSLNSATWVASNSELTPSESLASTDDETFGKNFSTEACQDCQQPDADNGSIMSTSSNFEPFATDDLGNTVIHLDKALSWMREYERMKVEAESTLDSEGCSSNFQGASTAKLEGPGAGECQSGPQSGDVSSVPCPRIDTQQLDRQIKAIMKEVIPFLKEHMDEVCSSQLLTSVRRMVLTLTQQNDESKEFVKFFHKQLGSILQDSLAKFAGRKLKDCGEDLLVEISEVLFNELAFFKLMQDLDNNSISVKQRCKRKVETTEVMQSYAKEAKKGLQVDVRSSVEDVDEDKDKDETETTKQVLDSEVCAGNRVPESVRSDASDQEEDEESESGPVAISLSKAETQALTNYGSGEDENEDEEIEFEEGPVDVQTSLQASSETTENEQTSNQELSKAKSSEILSSEQEPVTVKGKPCMW from the exons ATGGCAACAGGAGGTGGTCCCTTTGAAGAAGGCATGAATGATCAGGACTTGCCCAGCTGGAGCAATGAGAGCCTTGACGACCGGCTGAACAACACA GACTGGGGAGGTCAACAGAAGAAAGCAAACAGATCttcagagaaaaacaagaaaaagcttAGTGGGGAAGGTGAAACAAGACTTACTAATGACATATCTCCAGAATCTTCACCTGGAATGGAACGACGCAAGACCAGAACTTCTCATAGCTTTCCTCATGCTCGATACATGACTCAGATGTCTGTTCCAGAGCAGGCTGAACTAGAAAGGCTTAAACAAAGAATAAACTTCAGTGATCTGGATCAG AGAAGCATTGGAAGTGATTCTCAAGGCAGGGCAACGGCTGCTAATAACAAACGTCAacttaatgaaaacaaaaaaccattCAACTTCCTGTCACTGCAGATTAACACTAACAAAAGCAAAGATCCTGCCTCAGGTTCCCAAAAAAAGGAAGGTGGGGTATCAGCGCAATGTAAAGAGTTGTTTGGAGCTGCTCTAAGCAAGGATTTCTTGCAAAATTGTCAAGTGTCTGCTCAAGAAGATGGAAGGGGAGAGCAAGCGATGGATAGTAGCCAG ATTGTGAGCAGACTAGTTCAGATTCGCGACTATATTGCTAAGGCCAGCTCCATGCGGGATGATCTTgtagagaaaaatgaaagatcGGCCAATGTTGAGCGTTTATCACACCTTATAGATGACCTTAAAGAGCAGGAGAAATCCTATCTGAAATTTTTACAAAAGATGCTT GAGGTATCTTTTAGTTTGAGTTGTCGGCCCCGCATTGAGGACAAACTAGGGAATTCAGCTTCACACGAACAGGTTACAGACATTGATGTTACACCAAGCCCTAAAGGGAAAAGTGAGAGAGCTGCTCTGAATTACAGGGAAATCTGGCCTTTTGGGATTAATAGCCAGGATCATGGATTGCTTTCAAAG GCCAGAGATCCTCAACAGGAAGCTAAAGAGGAGTTGGAGAACTTGAAGAAACAGCACGATTTATTGAAAAGAATGCTACAACAGCAGGAGGAACTAAAGGCTCTTCAAGGAAGACAGGCAGCTCTTCTTGCTTTGCAGCATAAAGCAGAGCAAGCCATTGCTGTCCTGGATGATTCTG TTGTAACAGAAACTACAGGTAGTGTTTCAGGAGTGAGTCTTACATCAGAACTGAATGAAGAATTGAATGATTTAATTCAACGCTTTCACAACCAACTTCATGATTCACAG ACACAGTCTGTGCCTGACAATAGAAGGCAAGCAGAAAGCCTTTCACTTACCAGAGAGATTTCACAAAGCAGAAACTCTTCAATGCTTGAACACCAGTCAGATGAGAAGGCACAGCTTTTTAACAAGATGCGAATGTTGCAGGGTAAAAAGCAAAAGATGGACAAACTATTAGGAGAACTTCATACACTTCGTGACCAACATCTAAATAACTCTTCCT TTTTTCCTGCTTCAGGTTCTCCTCAAAGGAGTGTTGATCAAAGAAGTACAACTTCAGCTGCTTCTGGTCCTGTAGGCATAGTAACTGTTGTCAACGGTGAAACAAATAGTCTGGCATCTGCTCCCTATCCTCCCGATTCCCTGGTTTCTCAGAATGAGAGTGAAGAGGATGAAAATCTAAATCCAACAGAAAAGCTTCA gaAGCTAAATGAGGTTCGTAAGAGACTGAATGAGTTACGTGAGTTAGTTCACTACTATGAGCAGACATCTGATATGATGACAGATGCTGTGAATGAAAACAttaaggaggaggaagaaacagaagaatCAGAAAGTGATTCTGAACATGAGGATCCACAGCCTGTTACAAATATTAG AAACCCTCAAGGAATCAGTACTTGGAGTGAAATAAATAGCAACTCAAATGTACAGTGTGGAACTAATAACAGAGATGGAAGACATCTTAATACAGACTGTGAAATAAACAACCGATCTGCTGCTAATATAAGGACTCTAAAAATGTCATCTGCTTTAG ACTGTCATAACAGGGAGAATGACAAACACCGTGATCTACCCCAAGGTGAAGATGATGAAGTGGAAGAAGATCGAGTTAGTGAAGATTCCATGTCTAGTCACAGAAGCAGCCTGGGTGATGTAGCTGGAGATGCCGAGTTTGAGCAGAAGATCAATAGGCTTATGGCTGCAAAACAGAAGCTTAGACAGTTACAAAACCTTGCGGCTATGGTGCAG GATGATGATCCAGAACCTCAAGGGGCAATTGCAAATGCGTCTAATATTGGTGACTTGTTGGGTGAGGTGGAAGAGACAAAGCAACAACCAAACAATGTCCGAGCAAGTTCCAACAAGTTAAAAAAAGATGTGCGACTGAATGAAAAAGCAAG AGAGAAGTTCTATGAAGCTAaacttcagcagcagcaacaggagCTTAAGCAGTtacaagaagaaagaagaaaactgtttgaaatccaggaaaaaattCAAGTGTTACAGAAAGCTTGTCCTGACCTTGAA TTGTCAGCTGGCCTGGGTAACTGCCCAGCAAATAGACAGACTACACAAGCAACATCAACTCCAGCCATGAATGAGTGTAACACAGCTGGCAAGCCTTTATTTGAGTGTGATGAATCTGTACCAATAGGCAATGAG CAGTTATGGTCTGAGATGAGAAGACATGAGATTTTAAGAGAAGAATTGCGACAGAGAAGAAAGCAACTTGAAGCTTTAATGGCTGAAGATCAGAGAAGGAGAGAGCTCGCAGAAACAATATCTACTGTTGCTGCATCTCTTAAAAGTGAAGGGTCAGAAGCTCAGTGTActccacagcagagcaggactgaAAA TAGGACAATGGCTACCTGGGGGGGTTCTACCCAGTGTGCCctagaggaagaaaatggagaTGAAGACGGTTATCTCTCTGATGGAGTTGGTCAGgcagaagaagaggaagaagatgcATCAAGTTTGAATGACAGTTTCTCTGTTTATCCCAATAACAACATACCAGAAAATGTATATTTTGTTAAAGGAAACAAAGATAG GTGGAAAAACTGTCGTCCCCTTTCAGCAGATGGAAATTATCGTCCAGTGTCTAAGGCCAGGCAACAGCAAAACATAAGTATGCGGCGTCAGGAGAATTTTCGGTGGATGTCTGAGCTTTCCTATGTGGAAGAAAAGGAACAATGGCAAGAGCAGATCAATCAGTTGAAGAAACAGCATGAATTTAGTGTCAGCATTTGTCAAACTTTGATGCAGGATCAGCAG ACCCTCTCTTGCCTTCTACAGACCTTGCTCACAAGCCCCTACAGCATGATGCCCAATAATGTTGCATCTTCACAAATAAATCTTATTATGCATCAGTTAAACCAGTGTTACACTCAACTGAATTGGCAGCAGAATAATGTCCAAAG gtTGAAACAAATGTTAAGTGATCTTATGCAGCAGCAAGAACAACAGTGTCAACAGAAACCATCAAGAAAGGAGAGAGGCAATAGTGcacctccacctccatctcCTGTTTTCTGTCCATTCAACTACCCTCCACAACCTGTGAACCTCTTTAGCGTTCCAGGATTTactaatttttcttcctttgctccAG GTATTAACTGTAATCCAGTGTTCCCATGTGGTTTTGGAGATTTTGCACATACCGTTTCTCCACGCAgcagtgagcagcaggagcaacAACATCCTCTAGATCCTAATACTTCTGGGAAAACTGAGTATATGGCATTCCCCAAACCCTTTGAAAGCAGTTCCTCTAAcggaggagaaaaacaaag AAGGAATCATAGACAGCCTGaagaggaaatggaaaagagatCAACTTGGATTGATGATAGCcaagaaacaaagaaagatgATCAGTCTCAGCTGACTGCAGGTTTTGCAGTTTCAGTACAAAACATTGCTTCTAGTCATAAAAATCAGTGTGATATGAACCGGAGAAGAGAGTTTGACGAAGAGTCTTTGGAGAGTTTCAGTAGCATGCCTGATCCAATAGACCCAACTACTGTGACAAAGACATTTAGAGCTAGAAAAGCATCAGCGCAAGCAAGCCTGGCATCAAAAGATAAAACGCCCAAATCCAAGAATAAGAGGAAGAGTTCTTCTCAGCTAAAAGGCAGAATTAAAAATACTG GTTATGAAAGTGCAAGTGCCTCTAGTGTGTGTGAACCCTGCAAGAACAATAAAAGCAGACACTCTGATGTGGTTCATGCAAAGGTGTTCAGCAAAAGGAATCAGgaacaactggaaaaaataattaaatacagTAGATCTACAGAAATGTCTTCAG CGCATGCTAGGAGAATTCTGCAGCAGTCTAACAGAAATGCATGCATTGAAGCGCCAG AAACTGGTAGTGATCTTTCTATGTTTGAAGCTTTGCGAGACACAATTTATTCTGAAGTGGCAACTCTTATTTCTCAAAATGAGTCTCGTCCCCACTTTCTTATTGAACTTTTCCATGAGCTTCAGCTGCTAAATACAGATTATCTGAGGCAAAGGGCTCTATATGCTTTACAG GATATAGTGACCAGACATTTAtgtgagaaaaatgaaaaaggaaagtgTGCAAAATCACTGAATTCTGCAACATGGGTGGCATCAAATTCCGAACTCACTCCTAGTGAAAGCCTTGCCTCTACAGATGAT GAAACTTTTGGCAAGAACTTTTCTACAGAAGCATGTCAAGATTGTCAACAACCTGATGCAGACAATGGCAGTATTATGTCTACTTCTTCAAATTTTGAACCTTTTGCTACTGATGACCTTG GCAACACAGTGATTCACTTAGATAAAGCTTTGTCTTGGATGAGGGAATATGAGCGTATGAAAGTTGAAGCTGAAAGTACCCTTGACTCTGAGGGCTGCTCTAGTAATTTTCAGGGTGCTTCCACTGCTAAATTAGAAG GTCCAGGTGCTGGTGAGTGTCAGTCTGGGCCACAGTCAGGTGATGTTTCTTCAGTTCCATGTCCTCGTATAGATACTCAGCAGCTTGACCGGCAGATTAAAGCAATTATGAAAGAGGTCATTCCTTTTCTGAAG GAACACATGGATGAAGTTTGCTCTTCTCAATTACTGACATCAGTAAGACGTATGGTCTTGACTCTTACTCAACAAAATGATGAAAGTAAAGAATTTGTGAAGTTCTTTCATAAGCAGCTTGGCAGTATACTTCAG GATTCACTGGCGAAATTTGCTGGTAGAAAATTAAAAGATTGTGGGGAGGATCTTCTTGTGGAGATCTCTGAAGTGTTATTCAATGAATTAGCCTTTTTTAAACTCATGCAAGACTTGGACAACAACAGTATTTCTGTAAAGCAGAGATGTAAACGAAAAGTAGAAACCACGGAAGTAATGCAGTCTTATGCTAAAgag GCAAAAAAAGGTCTCCAGGTGGATGTTCGTTCTTCTGTTGAAGATGTCGATGAGGACAAA GACAAGGATGAGACTGAAACTACTAAACAAGTACTGGACTCAGAAGTGTGTGCTGGTAACAGAGTGCCTGAAAGTGTTAGATCTGATGCATCTGATcaagaggaggatgaggaaaGTGAAAGCGGTCCAGTGGCAATAA GTTTATCAAAAGCAGAAACTCAAGCTTTGACTAACTATGGCAGTGGAGAAGATGAGAATGAAGATGAAGAAATAGAATTTGAGGAAGGACCTGTTGATGTGCAAACATCACTACAAGCCAGCAGTGAAACAACTGAAAATGAACAG ACTTCAAACCAAGAATTGAGTAAGGCAAAAAGCAGTGAGATTTTGTCATCGGAACAAGAGCCTGTTACTGTTAAAGGTAAGCCCTGCATGTGGTAA